Within the Salvia hispanica cultivar TCC Black 2014 chromosome 4, UniMelb_Shisp_WGS_1.0, whole genome shotgun sequence genome, the region caagttcatatggggacaataatcctacgaaataGCAAGTTCATATGGGGACAAGGAAATGATTATTTAACTTCTCCTCCGTGAGAATTTCAGCTCCtccgagtcctagtattttgataagatcagcccacactaaTATCggaatacagttcgggaaccagtcagaagatccgtggtctagtattgaagatcatcacgtggagaaggcgcgagcaattcgattctttggagaataaAAATCgataaccctaaaccgtagaaatcatgtttaggatttatatttttctaagcatgaattatttgcgttctagcatgcaattatctgtttaacatgtgaattgattaatcgcataatcgatcaaatagatccttatcagatttatttgttttgtacaagtcttccgctgtgcaaggggcaccaaaccccaacatCTTCGCCCTCCGTGACGACGGTGTAACACCACAAACTGACGTCGAACTACTACCCAAAACTCAGAATTGCCCCGTTCTAGCTAAGTATGTAGAGAAACTGTGTGTGAgagtgtgagctaagagcgaGCAAGAAGATCCTCGCTCTATTTCTGATGATGGTTGcctctatttatagatgagGTCTCGGTTTGCTAGGGTTAAGGTTTTGATAGCAGCTCTTGTAGCGCATCCGACGACATCCGAATAGGTCTAGGTTCTGCTGACCAGTTGGTCCAGTAAATCTGCTTGACCTGTTTGCAGTTTTACTTGTTTACTTACAGTGTGCGTAAAGAGCGAGTTTCACAGATCTTACCTTAGGTGTACTCATATGCATTGGTTTATGTTTAATGTTTTGATACACTAAAATGCATAGTGCAgaattaaatgcataatagTAATGCAAAGTAACGTAGACATTACCTTATTGATCAAGAAATCCCTAGTCACTTCCTTTGTTATGCTTTGTATAAGCTTTATCTCCAAAATTCCTGCACTtctgtttttactttttctccttagcTGGAATTTGTTTTGTGAAAGGGAACATGTCGATTTTTCCATCAAACAATACTTCTCCATTTTCTACAAATAACGGTCTAGACACAGCAcacataaacataattttttaaatgaatttcttattttgacaACTCCTATGTGGGTCATCCTCCCCCGGTGCCAAATAAAACTCAGAGCCCCTTTTGTGATGTAAAACCACTTCTCGTCGATATGGATAGTGTTATACATGTTTCTAAACTTGATTTTCTGTATAAACCTGTCTACTTCCAAAGCCTCTAAAGAGAATCGTAATCGTAACATCTTGTTAGGGGCAGTTAAATTAGGTCGTATTGCTGAAGTGTGAGACCTAATCATCCCTGATTTCACCCATCTCCCAACAGTTGACTTACTGTACTTTAATCCAACAGCTAAAGTTCTAATGGTGGACCTTTTAGAGATGTCGAGACTTTGAAGTAAAGTGAGATCAAGATGAATAGTGTGAATATTTTCTAACTTCTTACCACTTACTAATTGAATTGCCTTTCCACTTTCTTTTTGCTTTTTGGCAGCATCCCAATATCTTGAGCAAGTATACCTGGATATGGATAACTTTGCTGCAACTTCCATGAAGGTCCTGTGTGCTGGTTTACCATTGATGCAACGTCCGAGGATGAATTGAACGACTTGGTTCCGCTGCTCTGTGGAGTACTCACATGGCCTCATCTATTTAACtgtatatttaattgtaaactattgtattttttattttgaaaaaatatattcttttaactCATTTATCCGTCAATTTCTACTGTTTATATCAGactatatgtatttttagtttttattataattttctaattattctCTTGCTATCtaacatattatatatactataacatttaaattaaaagttctactctttgatttaaaaataaatatattcgtTAATTCATTTGTTTATCAATTTCACTGCTTATGTCGTGATTGTATGCATCTTCAATTCTAATTATCTTCCTCTAATTAaatctcattaaaataattatgctttaattaatttgtttatcaaCTTTATTGTTTATGTTGCGACTATTGTATCTCTAAtctctatttataattttataattatttttctatgatTATGTATATAGGTGAATGCTAGGGTGTCGCCatctcttaaagtaacaccataccaccattcctaaccaatcatttgtatatgtggacgaataatcagctgccatgtggaaataaaaaaattgttaaaggaaaaaaataacgGCCagcaatattttatacattatacatcaatttttctcggacaacaatatccaacacgctagacaacaatctatagattgctgtctagcgtattgaatattattgtgtagcgtttataatattgttgtatatgtggtgtcacggtgtcactttaagaggtgttgtcatttaaCACAAACCTGTATATATCCTATTAAGCCTATGCTTATGTCACAACTCTTTATGGTGACGGTataatcaaaaaatttcatagcttccatagaaatatgtcatattgttTTTCATCCGTTCTATagaaaaaatctattttcatttatgataatatttttctctttttttttacccctctgtcccgctttaggtgtcccggttgatcaatttCGGGCGTCCTGCTTTAGGAGTCACGGTTGAGatgtactaataaaaaatgtctatcaaagtaagtaaaaaaattgttaaaagtgggtctcaacatccactacaacatttatttatcacacactcaattaaaagtggatcccaacataaactacaatatttatttattacacgcTCAAAcactttcttaaaacatgtgtctgactcaaccgggacttctaaagcgggacggatggagtactttattactccctatgtccacaaaaaatagagcagtttgtgtatgacacgggttttaatgtagaattggtaaagtaagagagaaggggacaaagtaagagaaaaggagaaaaagtaagtgagaagtagtgttagtggaatggtgtgtatgattattattttttgaaaactttccataaatgaatgtgtgctctattttttttggacggatggaatatttATGGACCCCCATCCGCtatacaatttcaactatgttttattttctctcttactttatcaattatacatataaaaaaaacacgtGTCAAATAACTAATTTCCATGAATCAGAGGGAATAGTAACATGAACCTAGTGctaaaattttggttttgtcACCGGCTCCGACAGAGTATCAATTGGGTGGGAAGACAGAGCAAATGATGGATTATGTGAATCGAAATTGAGCCCATGTGGATCAACTCCGAGACTCCGTATATAATTGTCGAGTTATTGTTGATTTGAAAGAGGAATAAAGAAGAATATAGACAAATTGTGGAAGTGTAGCTGACGGCGTGTCGTGTGAAGAGGATTTATTGGGAAAAATGTGTTATAAGTTTGAAAATATGTTGCAAGTTCAAAGATAGAGGCTAAGACGTAGAAGCAACGCATGAGAGATGATATTTTGGAACTCTATTTAAGCTTTACAGCCTCTCAaaaatactccccccgtcccacataatttgggacactttgacccgacacgagttttaagaaatgtaatggaaagtgagttgaaaaagttgatgaaacatgggtcctacttttaaaatagtaattttatagtaaaatgtgagtagaagtgaattagtaaaatatagagtccactaccaaaaatagcaaaagtgaaatgagacaaattatgtgggacggcccaaaatagaatattgtgttaaattatatgggacggagggagtaagagagataatattTTGGGAGTCTATTTAACTTTAAAGCCTCTCAAATATAAGAGAGATGATATTTTTGGAGTctatttaaactttaaaatatcctttaatagtataaaattattagaaaatttagATTTGTAGATTATTCtagtaaaatgaaatagtacaTGAAAAGAAACTCATCGTTATACTAATCTTTGTCTGCATACAGACTTTCCCATAGTACTATTAATCAACCCTATTGTGAGTATATTTTCACAAGGTTTAGCGTTTGAAGTCTTGATTAATTTAAGCCATGATTCCCCTTTTAGCTATGGCTGTATCcctttttgtgttgataattccTTCAATCATCTTGTACAAATTATGTTGGATTCCTCTTCGTCTTCAACGTTTGATGGAATCTCAAGGAATCAGAGGCCCTCCTTACAAATTCCTCCATGGCACCACCAAAGAGATCATCAAGATGAAGCAGCAAACAAAAGATGCAGCTACTATGGACATATCTCATGATATATTTCCAATAATTCAGCCTCATTTgtattcttggattaaattatatggtagtaatatattattttttcagtaactgtttattatattaaattcagTTCAAGTTGATgatatattctattttgtaGTAGAAACCTATTAACTGACTTGTGTCTGTCTGATATCTAAATTGATTGAAACAGGAAATAATTTTCTTCACTGGATTGGCACTCAACCTGAAATTGTTGTTACTGAGCCAGAGTTGATCAAAGAAATCCTCAGCAACAAAGAAGGTACATATCCAAAAACCATAGTAAAAGGATACTTCAAGAAATTGTTAGGAGATGGACTTGTTGTGACAGAAGGTGAAAAATGGTCTAAGCTTAGGAAATTGTCTAATCATGCTTTCCATGGAGACTGCCTCAAGGTAATAAAGTACTATAGTACaagatttatcatttttattcaagaaGGGCAAAGTAGAGATAATTAATCCTTGTCTGTTTATGTTGTTGAATAGGAGATGGTACCTGCCATGGTTTCTTGTGTCGAAACCATGCTTGAGAAATGGAGGAGTTACCATGGTAAAGAAATCGAGGTCTGCAGCGAATTCAGGCTTCTTAGCTCAGAATTAATTTCTAGAACAGCTTTTGGAAGTAGCTATTTGGAAGGGAGAAAGATATTTGATATGTTGTCCAAGCTTGGTGTCTTGATTTCCGGAAATCTGTTCAAGATCagattttttggttttgggtATGTTATATGTTTATGTTAAGATGCTAGTCTTAACATATTTGTTGTGTGGgcattttgtttgatttaatgCAGCATCTAATTTGATCATGTGATAACTTTTGGCATGGCAGAAGATTTATACGAACGCGGGATGACATCGAAGCAGACAAGACCGAGCAGTTGCTTCATGATTCTATCATGGAAATAATCAAGAAGAGACAGTTTGAGGTTCAAAGTGGCAAAGCAGACAGTTTCGGTAGTGATTTTCTAGGATCGCTCCTAAAAGGTCATCACGACAATGATCCGAAGAGCCAGATATCAGCAGTTGAGATCATCGATGAATGTAAAACCTTCTACTTTGCTGGACAAGAAACAACATTCAGTTTACTATCTTGGACCACATTTCTCCTTGCAATCCACACAGACTGGCAAGAGAGAGCCAGGGAAGAAGTGTTACAGCTTTTCGGTCAACAAAATCCCAACTCTGATGGCCTTTCCAGATTAAAAACCGTACGAGAGATTGATATGTTTGCCTCCCAAATACTGTAAGAAGTGTAACatgatgtaattttgataaatgttTGGATGTGCaggttaatatgatattatacGAAACACTGAGGCTATACACCCCAGCCACTAATATTCTAAGGAGGATAGGCAGCAGAGTGAAGTTGGGAAAATACGAGTTTCCTGCAAATATGAGAGTTTCTATTCCGCCTCTAGCTATCCACCGGAATCCTGACATATGGGGTCAAGACGCTCACCTTTTCAAACCGGAAAGATTTTCTGAAGGGATGGCTAAGGCGACGAATGGCAACCCCACTGCCTTCCTAGGATTTGGGTATGGACCGCGAACTTGTGTGGGCCTCAATTTGGCAATCAGTGAGGCGAAGATAGCGCTCTCAATGATCCTCCAACGGTACAAGTTCACACTCTCACCAGAGTATGTTCACTCGCCTTTGATAGTCCTCACTGCTCACCCGCAACACGGAGTTGGGATCTTGCTTCAGCCGCTTTAAAACAAGACTAAACAGAGTTGTGCTGTACCATCACCTTATAATTATAGAGTACTACTTTGGCATGGAAGtatgttgttttgtttgatttacAGACTTACTCATAGAATTTTACAAGATCTTATAATCTATGATCTTGAAACAATTGGTTATACTCCTTGTGTTGTAATAGTAACTAGGTGAATAATTTTGTTGGGGTTTTATACTCTTACCATAGGCCTTGGTCCAAGCATAGACATGTTCATGATGTGAGATATACATTGATTTGTGGAAATCTGTATAATCCCTGGGACTTCATTTTTGCTTGCAGTCGAATTGGGGCCATCCATACTTTATGTAAGAATCCGAGGCAATAGAAGCACAGAAAAACAGAGGAAAAGAATCCAAGAGATGTTAGACTTCCACTGACCCCTTTTTCGATTTGTGGGTGTCGgagatttcaaatttttgttaagCAGACGCCAACACTGAAAAATTCAATCAAGACAATTCGATGCAGGAGTGATAAATCTTTAGGGATGAATTATTTTACAAAGGGCGATTCGGTTAGGTCTGGGGAAACAGAACCGAACCTTATTTTTTCAGTTCTCGGTTAAAAATAAGGTtaaaccgaaaaccgaaatTAGAGATGTCAAATGGGCCGGGCCGACCCAGCCCAGCCCGGCCCAAGCCCGGTATGGGCTGGCCCAGGCCCGACCCGCCAATGAAATGAAGCGGGCTTGGGCTGGGCCGAGTAGATGAATTGTGCTCCAATTGGGCCTTTTTACAAACCCAGGACCGGCCCGAGCCCAGGCCCACTCGAAGCCCGGCCCAGGCCCGGCAGAATCTAATTATTTGCTTggttttatactactactcctatatttgtttgttctttcaattgttttaattgtggataacataataatatactaataacaTGTCCAtatctactatttattaataacattatgcaaaaatattcaattaatcaattattacTCAACTTAAATCAAAacttatactaataaatttgattttcatatttatagagtagtattgactatttttaaaaaaaagcagAGGATCCTAAAATTGATTGtggtataattattttgatatgcaTAATTATAGAGATTAGttgttaataatttatctCTATCATATATAGCTCCCTAATTATAGTGAATAGTGATGACTACTTAtctattttactatttatatgCAAATTGTAATATGCATTAATGTGTATGCCTTACggtagtagtattagtatatatgcatatgacTATATGAGTATAAACAATGAAGATTGGATATGATTTCATGCATATTCatttctattaatatattgttagatgcatgattatt harbors:
- the LOC125222966 gene encoding cytochrome P450 CYP749A22-like, with protein sequence MIPLLAMAVSLFVLIIPSIILYKLCWIPLRLQRLMESQGIRGPPYKFLHGTTKEIIKMKQQTKDAATMDISHDIFPIIQPHLYSWIKLYGNNFLHWIGTQPEIVVTEPELIKEILSNKEGTYPKTIVKGYFKKLLGDGLVVTEGEKWSKLRKLSNHAFHGDCLKEMVPAMVSCVETMLEKWRSYHGKEIEVCSEFRLLSSELISRTAFGSSYLEGRKIFDMLSKLGVLISGNLFKIRFFGFGRFIRTRDDIEADKTEQLLHDSIMEIIKKRQFEVQSGKADSFGSDFLGSLLKGHHDNDPKSQISAVEIIDECKTFYFAGQETTFSLLSWTTFLLAIHTDWQERAREEVLQLFGQQNPNSDGLSRLKTVNMILYETLRLYTPATNILRRIGSRVKLGKYEFPANMRVSIPPLAIHRNPDIWGQDAHLFKPERFSEGMAKATNGNPTAFLGFGYGPRTCVGLNLAISEAKIALSMILQRYKFTLSPEYVHSPLIVLTAHPQHGVGILLQPL